GGAGCTCCTTCGTCTCGTCCTGGAGCTCCTCGTCCGTGAGGCTCGCGAAGTCGTCCTCGAGGTCGTTGATGGCCGAGGCGTACGCCTTCAGCCGACGGAGGGTGCGCCCTTCGCCGATGCGGAGGACCTTCTCCAGCACGTTTGCCACGTGAGCTCCTTACGGGGTCGTCGCGCGCGACCTGCGCGGTCCGAACAGCCAGTCATGCTAGCAACCCGCCAGGTCCCTGCGCTGGGAGGGACGCGGGTGTGCGCGGCCCGGTCGCGGGCCGCGCACACCGTCGGTCGTCGGTGCGACTCAGACCGTGGCGGCCGTGCGGTCCGGTTCGGCGACCTGGTCGGCGGAGTCGCTGCCGTCGATGCCGATCACGCCGTAGTCCCAGCCCTTCCGGCGGTAGACGACGCTCGGTCGGTGGGTCTCGGCGTCGACGAACAGGTAGAAGTCGTGCCCGACGAGCTCCATCCGGTAGAGCGCGTCGTCGACGGTCATCGGCGACTCCTGGAAGACCTTGTGCCGGATCACCACGGGCGAGTAGACGTCGGCGTCGTCCTCGTGTGCCTCCTCGACCACGGGGACGGCCCCGGTCGCGACGGTCTCGATGAGCTTGCCGTCGGCGGGCGTCACGCCCATGTGCTCGAACGCGGTGCCGGACGCCTCGGCCACGGAGGTCGGGCGGTGGCGTCCGCGGTGCACCTTCTTGCGGTCACGCGCCCGGCGGAGCCGCTCGGTGATACGCGCGAACGCCAGGTCGAACGCGGCGTACTTGTCCGACGCCGCGGACTCCGCGCGGACCAGCGGGCCGGGGCCGATGAGGGTCAGTTCGACGCGGTCCTCGCCTCCGCTGCCGCCGGACTTCTCGTTGTGGCGGCTGAGGCGCACCTCGAAGGCGAGGGCGCGGTCGGCGAGCACGTCGATCTTCTCGGACTTCTGTTCGACGTAGGTGCGGAATCGATCGGTGACCCCGACGTTCCGTCCTGTGATCGTCACGTCCATGTGGCGGCTCCCATCCGTACTTCGGCGCGTCGCCTCCATCCGGCGATCCCGGACGCCTTGCCGCGAGGCTAGACCCCCGACCGAGCCGCCGTCACCACCCCTCGGCGGGTCGGTGCGGACACCCACCGGACACCCAGGCGTCACCGGGCGTCCACCTCGGCGAGCGCCACGCACCGCACGACCCGGCCGCCGGCGACGCGGACCGCCCGGATCGCCTCGGCCATCGTGACCCCGGTCGTCACGACGTCGTCGACGAGCACGACGTCTCGACCGGTCACGCCGGTGGCGCGCAGGGTGCCGACCGTCGCGACGACCCGTTCGACGGCCGTCCGCTCCTTCTGCCCGTGCCCCGCGGCGACCCGCTGACCCGGGCCACCGGCGCGGACGCGCACGAGCGCCCGCGGTCGTCGCAGCCGCGCGCGCCCCAGCAGGAGGACCACCGGGTCGAACCCGCGACGTCGAGCTCCGCGGCGTGACGGCGGGACGCGCAGGAGCACCGCCTCGGGGTGGTCGGCGAGCGCGCGCCGGACGAGCACGCCGAACCGTCCGGCGAGCGGCCCGGCGAGGTCGACGCGGCTCCGGAGCTTGCACTCGAGCAC
The Curtobacterium citreum genome window above contains:
- the hpf gene encoding ribosome hibernation-promoting factor, HPF/YfiA family; the protein is MDVTITGRNVGVTDRFRTYVEQKSEKIDVLADRALAFEVRLSRHNEKSGGSGGEDRVELTLIGPGPLVRAESAASDKYAAFDLAFARITERLRRARDRKKVHRGRHRPTSVAEASGTAFEHMGVTPADGKLIETVATGAVPVVEEAHEDDADVYSPVVIRHKVFQESPMTVDDALYRMELVGHDFYLFVDAETHRPSVVYRRKGWDYGVIGIDGSDSADQVAEPDRTAATV
- a CDS encoding ComF family protein, giving the protein MTRAQPDPPPPRDRWTDAALAVLGLVLPVACVGCGAPDRALCRSCRAELDALPTCRRLVAGVRLDAAWSYEGLVRTLVLECKLRSRVDLAGPLAGRFGVLVRRALADHPEAVLLRVPPSRRGARRRGFDPVVLLLGRARLRRPRALVRVRAGGPGQRVAAGHGQKERTAVERVVATVGTLRATGVTGRDVVLVDDVVTTGVTMAEAIRAVRVAGGRVVRCVALAEVDAR